The sequence GCGCAGGTAGCTTTCCGCGGCCTCGCAGCGCGCTTTGTCCAACAGGCCGGCGTAGGTCACGTCTTCCTCTTGTAGACGCCGCTGCAGTGTGCGGCTGCTGAGTCCAAGCTTGCGCGCGATATGGTCGAGCGCAAGGTCGCCTCCGCGAAGCTCTTCGGCCACGGCTATGCGCACTTGGTCCAGGAAGCTGTGCGGAACGGGAAGTGCCTTCAAGAGGCTGCGAGCATGATCCTCCAGAAGCTCGTAGATTCCGGGATCGGCCTGTGGGGTCAGCGTGCTCCAGCTGGGCCTCGGCAGCACCAGCTGGTTGTGTACCATTCCGAAGTGGACAGGGCAGCAGAAGACCCTCTCGTACTCGCTCGTGTCAGCAGGCTCGGCAAACGCGAACTCCACCCGCGCGAGCGGAAGCGGGTGCCCGATGGCCTTGCCGCACCGCAACGCCACCAAGGACAGTGCATATTCCGCGTGCGTCCGTGCCGCCGCGCCTGGATGGTTGCTCTTGAGGCGGAACGCGATTTCGTGCTCGTCGCGGTCGTCTATCTCGAAGGCAGCGCCGGCGTTCACGATCGGGAAGTAGCGCGCGAGCTTCTCCAGCCCCTCCCCGACCGTCCGACTCGTGAACGCCAAGTAGTCGACGACCTTGTAGGCGCCGAACTGAAGCATCTCTGCAGCGTGCAGTGCGAGGGCCGGGTCCTTGGTGATCCGTTGGGCCTCCTCGAGCAGGGCCACGGCCTTCGTGAGCGGGATACGGGCGTCCGCGTCCATGATGGTGTCCTGGTCGATGCCGACGGTGCTCAACATGGGCGCGGTGTCTACACCGAGCCTTTGGCACCATCGAAGGACGGCCCGGCTCGATGCGGTCATGGTGGTGGCTACGGAGTCCATCGCGGCCCTTGGTTGAGGTTACCCGCTCGCGGGGAACCGTCCAGTCTCGGTCTGCTGGATAGCCCTGCTTTGTTGGCCAGTCCCGCCGGGTGACGCATAATAGACGTGCTCGTAACCAGCGATGGTGAGGACGCGTGTCAGGCCACAGCAGTATCCAGCGCCGCAACTTCGAACCGGGCGTGTGCGCCGAGCCAAAGCAGCGTGAGCGGCGCTCCCGGGTGCCTGCTACCGCCGCCGCGAGCCTGCGGGCGAGTACATGGCTGCGCGATCGCAGCACCGGGCAGCGCCTGTCTTGGTGTCTCGCAGCGCTGCTGTGCGGCTGTACCGGTTCCAGCGCCTACCCGGCACCGATCAGCGCGCCTCATCACGGGCCTCAGTCGGTGGCGCTGGACCCGGAGGCCGAGCTTCCCCCCCCCTGGAACCAAGCCGATGTAGCTCGCATTCGTTACGTGCAGGCGATTGTGCGCCGAGCCGCCGATCGTCATGGTGTGGAGCCCAGCTTGGTCAATGGCGTCATATGGGTGGAGAGCCGGTTCCAGCACAAGGCGCGGGGCCGCCGGGGACCGAGGGGGCTGATGCAGATCATGCCGAGCACGGGCAAGGCGTTGGCCAGGCAGCTGGATCGCGACTACGATCCCTACGATCCAGACTTCAACATCGACGCCGGGACCTACTACCTGTCGACTTTGCTCAAGCGCTTTGACGGCCGCGAGCACCTGGCGCTGGCCGCCTACAATCGGGGTCCGGGGCGTGTCGGGCAGCGTCTCCGGGACGGCCTTCCCATGCCGGAGCATGCGCGGCGTTACGTGCGCCGGGTGCTTGGCGCCATGCGGGCCTTCCAGCAGCGTCCCCTCTAGGCGCTGACGGCTAGTAGTCCGCATCGTGTCGAGCTCGACTCAACCACGCGTCAAATGGTCGGTGACAAAGCGGCTATCCAGGCTACCCAGGGACTGTCCGAAGGGCCCGGAGGTCCCTTGCGCCGCTTGCGGCAAACCGGTCGATTCCCTGCGTGCCGGCGCCGTCCTGCTCCTGCAGGACGGTTTTCGTTACCTGTGCAGCGCCGGCTGCCGCCAGCGTTATCGCGAGGGCGAACGCTGGGCCGGTAGTGCGGCGGGCCAGGTGCCT comes from Pseudomonadota bacterium and encodes:
- a CDS encoding AraC family transcriptional regulator, producing the protein MDSVATTMTASSRAVLRWCQRLGVDTAPMLSTVGIDQDTIMDADARIPLTKAVALLEEAQRITKDPALALHAAEMLQFGAYKVVDYLAFTSRTVGEGLEKLARYFPIVNAGAAFEIDDRDEHEIAFRLKSNHPGAAARTHAEYALSLVALRCGKAIGHPLPLARVEFAFAEPADTSEYERVFCCPVHFGMVHNQLVLPRPSWSTLTPQADPGIYELLEDHARSLLKALPVPHSFLDQVRIAVAEELRGGDLALDHIARKLGLSSRTLQRRLQEEDVTYAGLLDKARCEAAESYLRQEGIALCEVSHLLGFSDQSAFNRAFKRWTGATPRAYRLGRASARRATLPATRGT
- a CDS encoding lytic transglycosylase domain-containing protein yields the protein MSGHSSIQRRNFEPGVCAEPKQRERRSRVPATAAASLRASTWLRDRSTGQRLSWCLAALLCGCTGSSAYPAPISAPHHGPQSVALDPEAELPPPWNQADVARIRYVQAIVRRAADRHGVEPSLVNGVIWVESRFQHKARGRRGPRGLMQIMPSTGKALARQLDRDYDPYDPDFNIDAGTYYLSTLLKRFDGREHLALAAYNRGPGRVGQRLRDGLPMPEHARRYVRRVLGAMRAFQQRPL